One window of the Pyxicephalus adspersus chromosome 5, UCB_Pads_2.0, whole genome shotgun sequence genome contains the following:
- the YTHDF3 gene encoding YTH domain-containing family protein 3 isoform X1, with the protein MSATSVDQRPKGQGNKVTVQNGSMHQKDAVNDDDFEPYLTSQTNQSNSYPPMSDPYMPSYYAPSIGFPYSLGEAAWSTAGDPPMPYLYGQMSNGEHHYIPDGVFSQPGALGNTPPFLSQHGFNFFPGNADFSTWGTSGSQGQSTQSSAYSSSYGYPPSSLGRAIADGQAGFGSDTLSKVPGINSIEQGMTGLKIGGDMTAAVTKTVGSALTSSGMTSIAANSVPPVSSSAPKPTSWAAIARKPAKPQPKLKPKGNVGVGSSAVPPPPIKHNINIGTWDDKGAVVKAPLAQPVMPPQPVIQQPQPLTQPLPMVQNQLPQQQLQQQPQQQQGPQQQAPTHQVQQQLQNRWVAPRNRGVGFNQNNVSGNENFSLGGMPVSSSPSGVEVHPVLEKLKAINNYNPKDFDWSLKNGRVFIIKSYSEDDIHRSIKYSIWCSTEHGNKRLDAAYRSLNGKGPLYLLFSVNGSGHFCGVAEMKSVVDYNAYAGVWSQDKWKGKFEVKWVFVKDVPNNQLRHIRLENNDNKPVTNSRDTQEVPLEKAKQVLKIIATFKHTTSIFDDFAHYEKRQEEEEAMRRERNRNKQ; encoded by the exons ATGTCTGCCACCAGCGTGGATCAG AGACCTAAAGGACAGGGAAACAAAG ttacagTGCAGAACGGTTCAATGCATCAGAAGGATGCAGTAAATGACGATGACTTTGAGCCATATCTAACTAGCCAGACTAATCAG AGTAATAGCTATCCACCAATGTCAGACCCATACATGCCTAGTTATTATGCTCCTTCCATTGGATTTCCCTATTCCCTTGGTGAGGCAGCATGGTCAACTGCTGGAGACCCACCAATGCCGTACTTGTATGGACAGATGAGCAATGGAGAACACCACTACATACCGGATGGAGTGTTTAGTCAGCCTGGAGCTCTGGGGAACACTCCTCCTTTTCTAAGCCAGCatgggtttaatttttttcctgggAATGCAGATTTCTCCACATGGGGGACAAGTGGATCTCAGGGACAATCAACACAAAGTTCTGCATATAGCAGCAGCTATGGATACCCACCTAGTTCCCTTGGTAGAGCCATCGCTGATGGACAAGCTGGTTTTGGCAGCGATACTTTGAGCAAAGTGCCGGGCATTAACAGCATTGAGCAAGGAATGACCGGACTGAAAATTGGTGGGGATATGACAGCTGCTGTGACAAAAACTGTTGGGTCAGCTTTGACTAGTAGCGGAATGACTAGTATAGCTGCAAACAGTGTGCCCCCAGTTAGCAGTTCAGCACCTAAGCCAACTTCATGGGCTGCCATTGCTCGAAAGCCAGCAAAACCTCAGCCTAAACTAAAACCCAAGGGCAATGTGGGTGTTGGTAGTTCTGCAGTTCCTCCCCCGCctataaaacacaacattaatATTGGAACTTGGGATGATAAGGGGGCTGTTGTAAAGGCCCCCCTTGCTCAACCCGTTATGCCTCCTCAGCCTGTAATTCAACAGCCTCAGCCATTAACTCAACCTTTACCAATGGTGCAAAACCAACTGCCTCAACAGCAGCTACAGCAACAGCCACAGCAGCAACAAGGACCTCAGCAGCAGGCCCCAACACATCAGGTGCAGCAACAGCTTCAAAACCGTTGGGTGGCACCTAGGAACCGGGGAGTGGGCTTCAATCAGAACAATGTCTCTGGGAATGAAAATTTTAGCTTGGGTGGTATGCCTGTTAGCTCCTCACCTTCTGGTGTTGAGGTTCACCCTGTACTAGAGAAACTGAAGGCCATAAACAACTACAATCCCAAAGACTTTGACTGGAGTCTGAAAAACGGGCGAGTGTTTATAATCAAAAGCTACTCTGAGGACGATATTCACCGTTCTATCAAGTACTCAATTTGGTGCAGTACTGAACATGGCAATAAGCGTTTGGATGCTGCTTATCGATCTTTAAATGGGAAAGGCCCACTTTATTTACTCTTCAGTGTAAATGGAAGTGGACATTTTTGTGGAGTTGCAGAGATGAAGTCTGTAGTGGACTACAATGCATATGCTGGAGTTTGGTCCCAAGACAAATGGAAGGGAAAATTTGAAGTCAAATGGGTCTTTGTGAAAGACGTTCCCAATAACCAACTGCGACACATCCGTTTGGAAAACAACGATAATAAGCCTGTTACCAACTCAAGGGACACTCAAGAGGTACCCCTAGAAAAAGCCAAGCAAGTTCTTAAAATAATTGCAACTTTCAAGCATACAACCTCTATCTTTGATGACTTTGCACATTATGAAAAGCGTCAAGAAGAGGAGGAAGCCATGCGTAGA GAGAGAAATCGAAACAAACAATAA
- the YTHDF3 gene encoding YTH domain-containing family protein 3 isoform X2, producing MHQKDAVNDDDFEPYLTSQTNQSNSYPPMSDPYMPSYYAPSIGFPYSLGEAAWSTAGDPPMPYLYGQMSNGEHHYIPDGVFSQPGALGNTPPFLSQHGFNFFPGNADFSTWGTSGSQGQSTQSSAYSSSYGYPPSSLGRAIADGQAGFGSDTLSKVPGINSIEQGMTGLKIGGDMTAAVTKTVGSALTSSGMTSIAANSVPPVSSSAPKPTSWAAIARKPAKPQPKLKPKGNVGVGSSAVPPPPIKHNINIGTWDDKGAVVKAPLAQPVMPPQPVIQQPQPLTQPLPMVQNQLPQQQLQQQPQQQQGPQQQAPTHQVQQQLQNRWVAPRNRGVGFNQNNVSGNENFSLGGMPVSSSPSGVEVHPVLEKLKAINNYNPKDFDWSLKNGRVFIIKSYSEDDIHRSIKYSIWCSTEHGNKRLDAAYRSLNGKGPLYLLFSVNGSGHFCGVAEMKSVVDYNAYAGVWSQDKWKGKFEVKWVFVKDVPNNQLRHIRLENNDNKPVTNSRDTQEVPLEKAKQVLKIIATFKHTTSIFDDFAHYEKRQEEEEAMRRERNRNKQ from the exons ATGCATCAGAAGGATGCAGTAAATGACGATGACTTTGAGCCATATCTAACTAGCCAGACTAATCAG AGTAATAGCTATCCACCAATGTCAGACCCATACATGCCTAGTTATTATGCTCCTTCCATTGGATTTCCCTATTCCCTTGGTGAGGCAGCATGGTCAACTGCTGGAGACCCACCAATGCCGTACTTGTATGGACAGATGAGCAATGGAGAACACCACTACATACCGGATGGAGTGTTTAGTCAGCCTGGAGCTCTGGGGAACACTCCTCCTTTTCTAAGCCAGCatgggtttaatttttttcctgggAATGCAGATTTCTCCACATGGGGGACAAGTGGATCTCAGGGACAATCAACACAAAGTTCTGCATATAGCAGCAGCTATGGATACCCACCTAGTTCCCTTGGTAGAGCCATCGCTGATGGACAAGCTGGTTTTGGCAGCGATACTTTGAGCAAAGTGCCGGGCATTAACAGCATTGAGCAAGGAATGACCGGACTGAAAATTGGTGGGGATATGACAGCTGCTGTGACAAAAACTGTTGGGTCAGCTTTGACTAGTAGCGGAATGACTAGTATAGCTGCAAACAGTGTGCCCCCAGTTAGCAGTTCAGCACCTAAGCCAACTTCATGGGCTGCCATTGCTCGAAAGCCAGCAAAACCTCAGCCTAAACTAAAACCCAAGGGCAATGTGGGTGTTGGTAGTTCTGCAGTTCCTCCCCCGCctataaaacacaacattaatATTGGAACTTGGGATGATAAGGGGGCTGTTGTAAAGGCCCCCCTTGCTCAACCCGTTATGCCTCCTCAGCCTGTAATTCAACAGCCTCAGCCATTAACTCAACCTTTACCAATGGTGCAAAACCAACTGCCTCAACAGCAGCTACAGCAACAGCCACAGCAGCAACAAGGACCTCAGCAGCAGGCCCCAACACATCAGGTGCAGCAACAGCTTCAAAACCGTTGGGTGGCACCTAGGAACCGGGGAGTGGGCTTCAATCAGAACAATGTCTCTGGGAATGAAAATTTTAGCTTGGGTGGTATGCCTGTTAGCTCCTCACCTTCTGGTGTTGAGGTTCACCCTGTACTAGAGAAACTGAAGGCCATAAACAACTACAATCCCAAAGACTTTGACTGGAGTCTGAAAAACGGGCGAGTGTTTATAATCAAAAGCTACTCTGAGGACGATATTCACCGTTCTATCAAGTACTCAATTTGGTGCAGTACTGAACATGGCAATAAGCGTTTGGATGCTGCTTATCGATCTTTAAATGGGAAAGGCCCACTTTATTTACTCTTCAGTGTAAATGGAAGTGGACATTTTTGTGGAGTTGCAGAGATGAAGTCTGTAGTGGACTACAATGCATATGCTGGAGTTTGGTCCCAAGACAAATGGAAGGGAAAATTTGAAGTCAAATGGGTCTTTGTGAAAGACGTTCCCAATAACCAACTGCGACACATCCGTTTGGAAAACAACGATAATAAGCCTGTTACCAACTCAAGGGACACTCAAGAGGTACCCCTAGAAAAAGCCAAGCAAGTTCTTAAAATAATTGCAACTTTCAAGCATACAACCTCTATCTTTGATGACTTTGCACATTATGAAAAGCGTCAAGAAGAGGAGGAAGCCATGCGTAGA GAGAGAAATCGAAACAAACAATAA